GCCGATGTTCCCGTGGTTCACCCCACCAATTCCCGCAATCGATCGACAGGCGGGATGGAATGTTCCTGCTGGCCGTGCCTATCCTCAATGCACGCTTGGGGTTTCCATGACCATGGCGAAGTCTTCAGCGACCAGTTCGCTGACGGCGATCAGGACCTCCTCGCGGGAAAACCCTGAGGTCAATGCGCGCTGGATCAAATCCTGCAGATCCGGCTCCACGACATCGCGGCAATCCTCGAGGCGCTCTTCTGAAACGGTGAGGCTATTGAGTTCGTCCATTGTCTGTCCTTTCCGGGGAATGTAGGTGGTCGAAGCCTGGGAAGGCCGAGATGGCCGCTAACGGGCGGCCGTCCGCTTCGGCCCGGCGATCAGGCCTTCACGCTGCAGCTTCTTGCGTGCGGCTTTACGCTGCCGACTGATCGCCTGCGCCTTTTGCCTGACGCGCCGTTCGGAGGGCTTCTCATAGGCGCGCCGTTCCTTCATTTCGCGGAACAGCCCTTCACGCTGCATTTTCTTTTTCAAAACCCTGAGGGCCTGATCGACGTTGTTATCTCTGACGAGTACCTGCATTTCGAATTCTCCTATTAGGCATGCTCAGCGCTCAGCCGAGCTGCTCGGCGATCAGCGCCTGCAATTCGCGACGGGTGAGAAGACAGGGAGACGGCTTCCAAGTCTTGGCATTGCGGCGGACGGCCTCGCCACCCTCACGCGAATTCACCGCCGCAATCGCGGTGGCTGTATTTGTGTCGTTCAAAAAGAAATCCTTTACCGGTCATTGCCGGCTTCATCGATTGTTGTGGATTTGACTATCGCGCTGCCTCAAGGGCGTGCGCCGATTCAGCCGATGTACAAGCGTCTCGTTCCCAAGCCGGCGACGGCTTCGATTTCCGCTTTAGCCCTAAAATAGTTGTCGGAGCGCGCGATTGCAACAGCTGACCCGGATAGCTCGGTTTGGCGCCCGGAATCATCCTTAGATATATTCATTGCCGATGTTCAAGTTAACCGGGTATAGATTCGGTCAAATTTTCTTCAATTTGGCGTGAAAACGAAATTATTCGCCCAGGAAATAAGCAACGCCCATATTGGGGACGAAATTAACCTTTCGTTAAATAACCCATTGACTTGCAGTATTAATAGGTTGTTAAAGGGGCCGCTCGCTGAGGTCGAAACTGACCCGTCTATAACAATTTGAGGAGAGAGCGATGGCTTCGCCGATACACGCAACTGATGATAGTGCAACATTTCTAGAAACTGACGTTATTTCCGGAAATCTCCTTTCCAACGATACATCCGATAATGGCCACCTTTTCCTGCGCGCCTTCGACGGCGAGACCGTTGGCGCCAAAAGCGGCAACAGCCAGATCACCGAAATCCATGGCGACTACGGCACGTTCTTCGTCAAGCCGGACGGCAGCTACACCTATGTCCTGAGCGATGCTGCCAAGATCGGCTTCGCTAACGGCGAATCGTACCAGGAAAAGGTTTCCTACAAGATCTCCGACGGCAGCGGTCATACCGACGTCGGCCTGTTCACCCTGAACATCCAGGGCGTAACCCAGGTCAAGCCGATCGCAGTTGACGATGTCTACAGCTTCACCGAAGGCCATGCCATCGGCGGCAACGTTCTGGACAACGACATTGCCGGCGACAACGGCAAGATGTTCCTGCGTCAGTTCCTGACCACGAAGGTCGACGGCAACAATGACGCCGTTACCGACGTTGCCGGCACGTATGGCACATTCCATGTCAAGTCGGATGGCACGTTCACCTATGAGCTGACGCACGATATCGCTGCGGGCGATCAGGTCACGGAAGTTCTCCGATACTACAAGATCTCCGATGGCGAAGGCCACACCGACACTGCCAAGGTGACCCTCAACATCACCGGCACGGATGCCCTTCCCCATATCGCTTGATCAATAGATCAGCATGACACAACGCCCGCCGCGCAATCGGCGGGCGTTTTCGTATATCCGCCTGTCTTGGTGCAAGGTCAGGATCACCGCCAGAATATAACCCTTTTTAGCTAGTTCTTATAAATGCCGGGCAGGCGTAGTCTCCGAGTTCGGAGGACACGCCCTTGACCGAACACATCGAACCCAAGCAAATTGAGACCGATGAGCTGACGAAAGTCTGGTCCGTAACCGAGTTCTGCGCTCGCCATCGGATAGGTGCAGAGGAACAGGTGCTGTTGCTCAAACTTTTCGGGCCATTCGCGACAGCCTGCGAACTACTCCACAATGCCAAGCGCGCGCCAAGGTTCAGATGAGCCTCCCTTCATTCCTTCGATGATCTTTCACAAATGCCAGCAAGTCAGCCGGTAAATGAGACTGCGCCTCTCTTGATTGGGTGAGGCTCATTCGCTCGGCCGATTGCTAAAATAAGCGCGGTGCCGTCCCATGCGAATGGGGAGGCCTTCCGCAAAAAGCGTGAATGACAAGCCGTTTTCACGCCCGGTGAGGTC
The Rhizobium leguminosarum DNA segment above includes these coding regions:
- the rpsU gene encoding 30S ribosomal protein S21; its protein translation is MQVLVRDNNVDQALRVLKKKMQREGLFREMKERRAYEKPSERRVRQKAQAISRQRKAARKKLQREGLIAGPKRTAAR
- a CDS encoding Ig-like domain-containing protein, producing the protein MASPIHATDDSATFLETDVISGNLLSNDTSDNGHLFLRAFDGETVGAKSGNSQITEIHGDYGTFFVKPDGSYTYVLSDAAKIGFANGESYQEKVSYKISDGSGHTDVGLFTLNIQGVTQVKPIAVDDVYSFTEGHAIGGNVLDNDIAGDNGKMFLRQFLTTKVDGNNDAVTDVAGTYGTFHVKSDGTFTYELTHDIAAGDQVTEVLRYYKISDGEGHTDTAKVTLNITGTDALPHIA